Proteins from a single region of Sandaracinaceae bacterium:
- the bamD gene encoding outer membrane protein assembly factor BamD, whose amino-acid sequence MSEHDLPELDPELRALLATESDLLEPPDGALERVFERVGRTVLDPSGGDPSDDGGDGDASGEPDAGAPGTPGGEPAGPPGHPPSAAAPSGGAPAAPGASVPAAAASSATGMTLSVPVIAALAFLGGVGAGALGMRATAPPPEVRVETRTVEVPVRVVETVYVPAAPADGGQADAASAQGAAEAGTRPARTNAANDTDAAVVEAPGPARDRDLADENALVTRAQAALARGRVSEALAATAEHQRRFPRGEFVEEREALAIQALARAGRVDAAVARAERFRARYPRSMLRRAVDAAVGEHPAP is encoded by the coding sequence ATGAGCGAGCACGACCTGCCCGAGCTGGACCCGGAGCTGCGCGCGCTCCTCGCCACGGAGAGCGACCTGCTCGAACCGCCCGATGGCGCGTTGGAGCGCGTCTTCGAGCGCGTGGGGCGGACCGTGCTCGACCCGTCGGGAGGCGATCCATCCGACGACGGCGGGGACGGCGACGCGAGCGGCGAACCCGACGCCGGCGCGCCGGGGACGCCTGGCGGAGAGCCCGCTGGGCCCCCTGGTCATCCGCCGTCCGCAGCGGCCCCGAGCGGAGGAGCGCCGGCCGCCCCCGGGGCTTCCGTCCCGGCCGCGGCCGCCTCCTCGGCGACGGGTATGACCCTCTCCGTACCCGTCATCGCGGCGCTCGCGTTCCTCGGCGGCGTCGGCGCCGGGGCGCTCGGCATGCGGGCCACCGCGCCTCCGCCCGAGGTCCGCGTGGAGACGCGCACCGTCGAGGTTCCTGTGCGCGTCGTAGAGACCGTCTACGTGCCTGCTGCGCCAGCGGACGGAGGGCAGGCAGACGCCGCGTCCGCGCAGGGCGCGGCGGAGGCGGGCACGCGCCCGGCGCGCACGAACGCTGCGAACGACACCGATGCTGCGGTCGTCGAAGCGCCCGGGCCCGCCCGTGATCGCGATCTCGCCGACGAGAACGCGCTGGTGACGCGCGCCCAGGCGGCGCTCGCGCGCGGGCGCGTGAGCGAGGCGCTGGCGGCGACCGCCGAGCATCAGCGCCGCTTTCCGCGTGGTGAGTTCGTGGAGGAGCGTGAGGCCCTCGCCATCCAGGCGCTGGCCCGTGCCGGGCGCGTGGACGCCGCCGTCGCACGTGCCGAACGCTTCCGCGCGCGCTACCCGCGCTCCATGCTGCGCCGGGCGGTCGACGCGGCCGTGGGGGAGCACCCCGCGCCATGA
- a CDS encoding VOC family protein, with the protein MEINGVAHIMLTVRSIPHSRPFYVALLDHMGLRRMVDSSEYLYYVGGRTAVGLRPASAAVLALEDDAPGARFDQGRVGLHHVCLRARSREDVDSVHDVLIALGATIVHPPREEPWAPGYYSVLFEDPDGIRLEVNHVPGKGLFEEGAKRGEP; encoded by the coding sequence ATGGAAATCAACGGCGTCGCCCACATCATGCTCACCGTGCGCAGCATCCCACACTCACGCCCCTTCTACGTGGCGTTGCTGGACCACATGGGCCTGCGACGCATGGTGGACTCGAGCGAGTACCTCTACTACGTCGGCGGGCGCACCGCGGTCGGGCTCCGGCCCGCGTCCGCCGCCGTGTTGGCCCTCGAGGACGACGCTCCGGGCGCGCGCTTCGACCAAGGGCGCGTGGGGTTGCACCACGTGTGCCTCCGGGCCCGCTCGCGCGAAGACGTGGACTCGGTACACGACGTGTTGATCGCGCTCGGCGCGACGATCGTGCATCCACCGCGCGAGGAGCCTTGGGCTCCTGGGTACTACTCCGTGCTGTTCGAGGACCCTGACGGCATCCGCCTCGAGGTGAATCACGTCCCCGGGAAGGGGCTGTTCGAAGAGGGCGCGAAGCGCGGCGAGCCCTAG
- a CDS encoding TetR/AcrR family transcriptional regulator: MARTKDPELEARRRRELLDVTIALLGEEAFHAVTQDKVASAAGVSKGVVTYYFPTKADLLVAAIERYHEQVREGLEAIVALPGLRAREKLRLLVHAAFPSSQAVEREVRFQSEVWSLAKDHPAARDATIASYRAFRDACGQLLRLGAEEGLPTAGSSEWTYLFIHALIDGLSFQLAVQPELDLPALRERLERVILALAAGVADAELG; this comes from the coding sequence GTGGCCCGTACGAAAGACCCCGAGCTCGAGGCTCGCAGACGCCGCGAGCTGCTGGACGTGACCATCGCGCTGCTGGGCGAGGAAGCGTTCCACGCTGTGACGCAGGACAAGGTGGCCAGCGCCGCAGGTGTCTCCAAGGGCGTCGTCACCTACTACTTTCCGACCAAGGCCGACCTGCTGGTCGCGGCGATCGAGCGCTATCACGAGCAGGTGCGCGAAGGACTGGAGGCCATCGTGGCGCTCCCGGGCCTGCGTGCGCGCGAGAAGCTGCGATTGCTGGTACACGCCGCGTTTCCCTCGTCGCAGGCCGTCGAGCGCGAGGTGCGCTTCCAGAGCGAGGTCTGGTCGCTGGCCAAAGACCACCCGGCCGCGCGCGACGCGACCATCGCCAGCTACCGCGCGTTCCGCGACGCGTGCGGGCAGCTCCTGCGCCTCGGCGCCGAAGAAGGGCTCCCCACCGCTGGCTCGTCCGAATGGACCTATCTGTTCATCCACGCGCTCATCGACGGGCTGAGCTTTCAGCTGGCCGTTCAGCCCGAGCTGGACCTCCCCGCGCTACGGGAGCGACTCGAGCGCGTCATCTTGGCGCTGGCGGCGGGTGTCGCCGACGCGGAGCTCGGGTAG
- a CDS encoding protein kinase, producing the protein MTAWHPGSATPPPVGTVVAEKYVIEALLGRGGMGAVYRAQHKFTQRRVALKWLLADDEAMRLRFIREARTMGALEHPNVVGIMDIGEDQGAVYLVMEFIEGETLRDHLDRRPTPPARAIGLLMPALEGIAAAHQAGIVHRDLKPANLFVCLDRDGTAYSTKVLDFGVALSMRQSGNALGLTQSGAVVGTPRYMAPEQIRGDRRVDARADQFAMGLILYEALTGRLPYDAAVYEALVVEIATVTPPNPRYFAPELPQELADVVLRALAKDPAERFPDIATFARALEPFADGVRFTPPRQAHARRSMLGDEVAELAMASAALTPSRPHMSPVDERLSGPPTRALGGASVRASATTLNDVDSEPSAATRRAGARGLAPGDSGTSGARSVEVARNSDVESVVELPVRRPTALFVGTALTVLATAGWLAWRMLGEAVPAPTENPDTSPATTQTSVSAEPSTPHAPPTTGAERDDPSVAPNPDPSASSEATDGHPTAVSAEPTDDAAAHSEPNPDEVEPSGRRSSSARRRPTTIDDPTAMMAAATAMRAVGRSGEFSVEDF; encoded by the coding sequence GTGACGGCTTGGCACCCCGGCTCGGCGACGCCGCCACCCGTCGGCACGGTGGTGGCGGAGAAGTACGTGATCGAGGCCCTCCTCGGTCGCGGCGGGATGGGTGCGGTCTATCGCGCGCAGCACAAGTTCACGCAGCGCCGCGTCGCGCTGAAGTGGCTGCTCGCGGACGACGAGGCCATGCGCCTGCGCTTCATCCGCGAGGCGCGCACCATGGGGGCGCTGGAGCACCCCAACGTCGTCGGCATCATGGACATCGGCGAGGACCAGGGCGCGGTCTACCTCGTGATGGAGTTCATCGAGGGCGAGACGCTGCGCGACCACCTGGACCGCCGCCCCACCCCGCCGGCGCGCGCCATCGGCCTCCTGATGCCGGCGCTCGAAGGCATCGCAGCTGCGCACCAGGCGGGCATCGTCCACCGTGACCTCAAGCCCGCCAACCTGTTCGTGTGCCTGGACCGGGACGGCACGGCGTACAGCACCAAGGTGCTGGACTTCGGCGTCGCGTTGTCCATGCGCCAGTCGGGCAACGCGCTCGGCCTGACGCAGAGCGGCGCCGTGGTGGGGACGCCACGCTACATGGCGCCCGAGCAGATCCGCGGCGACCGGCGCGTGGACGCGCGCGCGGATCAGTTCGCGATGGGCCTCATCCTGTACGAGGCGCTCACGGGGCGGCTCCCGTACGACGCGGCCGTGTACGAAGCGCTCGTCGTGGAGATCGCCACGGTCACCCCGCCCAACCCCCGCTACTTCGCGCCCGAGCTGCCTCAGGAGCTCGCCGACGTCGTGCTCAGGGCGCTCGCCAAGGATCCGGCGGAGCGCTTCCCCGACATCGCCACCTTCGCGCGAGCCCTCGAGCCGTTCGCCGACGGCGTTCGCTTCACCCCGCCGCGCCAAGCGCACGCACGCCGATCCATGTTGGGCGACGAGGTGGCCGAGCTGGCGATGGCGAGCGCGGCGCTGACTCCGAGCCGCCCGCACATGAGCCCCGTGGACGAGCGCCTCTCGGGCCCCCCTACCCGAGCGCTGGGGGGTGCCTCCGTACGCGCGTCGGCGACCACGCTCAACGACGTCGACTCCGAGCCCAGCGCGGCCACACGACGCGCCGGAGCCCGCGGGCTGGCGCCGGGTGACTCAGGAACCAGCGGCGCGCGCTCCGTCGAGGTGGCGAGGAACTCCGACGTGGAGTCCGTGGTGGAGCTCCCGGTCCGACGACCGACGGCGCTCTTCGTGGGCACCGCCCTGACCGTCCTGGCGACCGCGGGCTGGCTGGCGTGGCGCATGCTCGGTGAGGCGGTCCCGGCACCGACGGAGAACCCGGACACCTCACCCGCCACGACGCAGACGAGCGTGTCGGCCGAGCCCTCGACACCACACGCCCCGCCGACGACGGGCGCGGAACGTGACGATCCTTCCGTCGCACCCAACCCGGACCCCTCGGCGTCGAGCGAAGCGACGGACGGCCACCCGACCGCAGTCAGCGCCGAGCCCACGGACGACGCGGCTGCGCACTCGGAGCCGAACCCGGACGAGGTCGAGCCGAGTGGTCGTCGCAGCTCGAGCGCCCGGCGGCGTCCCACGACGATCGACGACCCCACGGCCATGATGGCCGCCGCCACCGCCATGCGCGCGGTCGGCCGCTCCGGAGAATTCTCCGTGGAGGACTTTTGA
- a CDS encoding fatty acid desaturase: MNQLQLVDYPDPHRARAARLRREHPELKRLQGPTWWTPPLTLGLVVVQVLLTAWVSSLARSLAQPDAWGVWGWALVPLLAFGVGAFISHALYAVLHECTHLLAGRGRTVNRVVSLVANLPLVLPMAITYAHFHLLHHRHQGEPALDPDLPGSAEHALAQRGALGKLAWHVSFPFWQLWRTRTMPQPRARGWLALNVASQGVFCAAVALLVGVPGLVYLALSLYFTIALHPLAGRLLQEHTVVHEQQETYSYYGALNAISLNVGYHSEHHDFPAVPWTRLPALRRACAALYDDELVSHGSWSAVWWRFMTDARLGPLARVVRHSRRE, translated from the coding sequence ATGAACCAATTGCAGCTCGTCGACTATCCCGATCCCCACCGCGCCCGCGCGGCGCGGCTACGGCGCGAACACCCCGAGCTCAAGCGGCTGCAGGGGCCCACCTGGTGGACTCCGCCGCTCACCCTGGGTCTCGTCGTGGTCCAGGTGCTCCTCACCGCGTGGGTGTCCTCGCTCGCCCGTTCGCTCGCGCAGCCGGATGCTTGGGGGGTGTGGGGCTGGGCGCTGGTGCCGCTGCTCGCCTTTGGCGTCGGGGCGTTCATCAGCCACGCGCTATACGCCGTCTTGCACGAGTGCACGCACCTGCTGGCGGGGCGTGGCCGCACCGTGAACCGCGTCGTGTCCCTGGTGGCGAACCTGCCCCTCGTGCTTCCCATGGCCATCACGTATGCGCACTTCCACCTGCTGCACCACCGGCACCAGGGTGAGCCCGCCCTCGATCCGGACCTCCCTGGCTCCGCCGAGCACGCCCTCGCGCAGCGCGGTGCGCTCGGGAAGCTCGCCTGGCACGTCAGCTTCCCCTTCTGGCAGCTGTGGCGCACGCGCACCATGCCCCAGCCCCGAGCGCGCGGGTGGCTGGCGCTGAACGTCGCGTCGCAGGGGGTGTTCTGCGCAGCAGTCGCGCTCTTGGTCGGCGTCCCTGGGCTGGTTTACCTGGCGCTCAGTCTGTACTTCACCATCGCGCTCCATCCGTTGGCCGGCCGGCTGCTCCAAGAGCACACCGTCGTCCATGAACAGCAGGAGACCTACAGCTACTACGGCGCTCTCAATGCGATCTCCCTCAACGTTGGATACCACAGTGAGCACCACGATTTTCCGGCAGTCCCCTGGACGCGCCTCCCGGCGTTGCGCCGGGCGTGCGCCGCGCTCTACGACGACGAGCTGGTGAGCCACGGATCGTGGAGCGCGGTGTGGTGGCGGTTCATGACGGACGCACGCCTCGGGCCGCTCGCGCGCGTGGTGCGCCACAGCCGACGCGAGTGA
- a CDS encoding sigma-70 family RNA polymerase sigma factor, which translates to MNTLVFDEVFRTHFKYVWNTLRRLDVRTADLEDLTHDVFVIVHRKAHQYDPARPLKPWLFGIAANCASDYRRKASNRREQLRDDADATTPHGGASAQEQLEAQQDRDLVLRALSSVDESRRAVFVMHELDGIAMPDIAQALEIPLNTGYSRLRLARGEFTAAVQRLRAKRGQA; encoded by the coding sequence GTGAACACCCTCGTGTTCGACGAGGTGTTCCGCACGCACTTCAAGTACGTGTGGAACACGCTGCGGCGTCTCGACGTCCGCACGGCCGACCTCGAGGATCTCACCCACGACGTGTTCGTCATCGTGCACCGCAAAGCCCACCAGTACGACCCTGCTCGCCCGCTGAAGCCTTGGCTGTTCGGCATCGCCGCCAACTGCGCCTCGGACTATCGACGCAAGGCCAGCAACCGTCGCGAGCAGCTGCGGGACGACGCCGACGCCACGACGCCCCACGGGGGCGCGAGCGCGCAGGAGCAGCTCGAAGCGCAGCAGGACCGCGACCTCGTCTTGCGTGCGCTCTCGTCGGTGGACGAGTCCCGTCGCGCGGTGTTCGTCATGCACGAGCTGGACGGCATCGCCATGCCCGACATCGCCCAGGCGCTGGAGATCCCGCTGAACACGGGGTACTCGCGCCTTCGGCTGGCGCGCGGCGAGTTCACCGCGGCCGTCCAGCGGCTGCGCGCGAAGAGGGGGCAGGCATGA
- a CDS encoding HAD-IIA family hydrolase, producing MTLEIRSFAEVTANYDVIFFDSYGVLKNSGGVLKGVPDLLWRLVQAKKDLYVITNDASKSPERMAQSFSHPIEGELIPPSQIISSGLLATDFLAAQVASKKPSGRAVYLGKPGSAYYVESAGLTAVPLVEWRDDEDPDAIVLLDDEGFDWFRDINHVLNLIRRSLAPVVIGNADLLYPTKDGGVALAVGSLANMLQPIAQKTFYRFGKPDAMMFVYALQAVRSARPGTKNHKVLMVGDTLHTDILGARMAGLDTVLVLSGNTMAHQAEIQIQSTGIVPTYVCADILS from the coding sequence GTGACCCTCGAGATCCGCTCATTCGCCGAAGTCACCGCCAACTACGACGTCATCTTCTTCGACTCCTACGGGGTGCTGAAGAACTCCGGTGGCGTGCTCAAGGGCGTGCCCGACCTCCTCTGGCGCTTGGTACAAGCCAAGAAGGACCTCTACGTCATCACCAACGACGCCAGCAAGTCGCCCGAGCGCATGGCGCAGTCCTTCTCGCACCCCATCGAGGGCGAGCTGATCCCGCCGAGCCAGATCATCAGCTCCGGGCTGCTGGCGACGGACTTCCTCGCCGCGCAGGTCGCGTCCAAGAAGCCCAGCGGGCGCGCCGTGTACCTCGGCAAGCCGGGCTCGGCGTACTACGTCGAGAGCGCCGGACTCACCGCAGTACCCCTGGTGGAGTGGCGCGACGACGAGGACCCCGACGCCATCGTGCTGCTCGACGACGAGGGCTTCGACTGGTTCCGCGACATCAACCACGTCCTCAACCTGATCCGCCGCAGCCTGGCCCCCGTGGTCATCGGCAACGCGGACCTGCTCTACCCCACCAAAGACGGCGGGGTCGCGCTCGCGGTGGGCAGCCTCGCGAACATGCTGCAGCCCATCGCGCAGAAGACCTTCTATCGCTTCGGCAAGCCCGACGCGATGATGTTCGTGTATGCGCTTCAGGCGGTGCGTAGCGCGCGCCCCGGCACCAAGAACCACAAGGTGCTCATGGTGGGAGACACGCTGCACACGGACATCCTCGGCGCGCGGATGGCCGGGCTGGACACCGTCCTGGTCCTCAGCGGCAACACGATGGCGCACCAGGCGGAGATCCAGATCCAGTCGACCGGCATCGTCCCGACCTACGTGTGCGCCGACATCCTGAGCTAG
- a CDS encoding TIGR03619 family F420-dependent LLM class oxidoreductase gives MKFSVSIAMSEPEHYIPLAQAAERIGYHAIVLPDSIFFSEEVSAPYPYTTDGKRMWGAETPWIDPFVGAAAMAGATNSIFFYTSVVKLAVRNPVLVAKTVGSLAAISNNRFGFGAGLGWLPEEFKWCGEVFETRGARMDEDIQILLKILGGGMVEFHGEHYDFGKIQMSPAPTKPVPLYLGGHTLPGLRRAAKYGDGWSSAMLPSKKIIEMVNKLNELRKEYGTDHKPFEIQAVVTDAFTPDAYKRLEDAGVTDIIGVPWLFYGVPMAGGDLQKKIDGLEKYYEKVVLPTNA, from the coding sequence GTGAAGTTCAGCGTCTCCATCGCCATGAGCGAGCCCGAGCACTACATCCCCCTCGCCCAGGCCGCCGAGCGCATCGGCTACCACGCGATCGTGCTCCCGGACTCCATCTTCTTCTCCGAGGAGGTCTCGGCGCCTTACCCCTACACGACCGACGGCAAGCGCATGTGGGGCGCCGAGACGCCCTGGATCGACCCGTTCGTCGGGGCCGCCGCGATGGCGGGCGCGACCAACAGCATCTTCTTCTACACCAGCGTCGTGAAGCTCGCGGTGCGCAACCCCGTGCTGGTCGCCAAGACGGTGGGCTCGCTGGCGGCCATCAGCAACAACCGCTTCGGCTTTGGCGCCGGGCTCGGGTGGCTCCCCGAGGAGTTCAAGTGGTGCGGCGAGGTGTTCGAGACGCGCGGCGCCCGCATGGACGAAGACATCCAGATCCTGCTCAAGATCCTGGGCGGCGGCATGGTGGAGTTCCACGGCGAGCACTACGACTTCGGCAAGATCCAGATGAGCCCCGCGCCCACCAAGCCGGTGCCGCTGTACCTGGGCGGGCACACGCTCCCCGGCCTGCGCCGCGCGGCCAAGTACGGAGACGGTTGGTCGTCGGCCATGCTCCCCAGCAAGAAGATCATCGAGATGGTCAACAAGCTGAACGAGCTCCGCAAGGAGTACGGCACGGACCACAAGCCCTTCGAGATCCAGGCGGTGGTCACCGACGCCTTCACCCCGGACGCCTACAAGCGCCTCGAGGACGCGGGGGTGACCGACATCATCGGCGTCCCTTGGCTGTTCTACGGGGTCCCCATGGCCGGTGGCGACCTGCAGAAGAAGATCGACGGGCTCGAGAAGTACTACGAGAAGGTGGTCCTCCCGACCAACGCCTGA
- a CDS encoding TetR/AcrR family transcriptional regulator, which translates to MAQREPLSPRRRPQQARSRELVRAIAMACERILVDEGAAALNTNRIAEVAGVNIGSVYRYFPNKEAIIAEVYELQLQDLAAEYEDGWEAAQAGPGPRTLTDAVRAHIAGNAAMHRRLLRIDDAFYRAYQRELDLGERRSERFDRTFLEQAEHWLRDQLAVHRASLVVTDLDMAAFLVARSVAGALRSAARDQPERLADAAFLSALERMALLYLEGNA; encoded by the coding sequence ATGGCCCAGCGGGAGCCCCTGTCACCCCGGCGCCGGCCGCAGCAGGCGCGCTCACGAGAGCTGGTGCGCGCCATCGCGATGGCGTGTGAGCGTATCCTCGTGGACGAGGGAGCCGCGGCACTGAACACCAATCGCATCGCCGAGGTGGCGGGCGTGAACATCGGATCCGTCTACCGCTACTTCCCCAACAAGGAAGCCATCATCGCCGAGGTCTACGAGCTGCAGCTGCAAGACCTTGCCGCCGAGTACGAAGACGGTTGGGAAGCCGCGCAGGCGGGGCCGGGCCCGCGCACGCTGACGGACGCCGTGCGCGCCCACATCGCCGGAAACGCCGCGATGCACCGGCGCCTGCTGCGCATCGACGACGCGTTCTATCGCGCCTACCAGCGTGAGCTGGACCTGGGCGAGCGCCGCAGCGAGCGCTTCGACCGCACGTTCCTCGAACAAGCCGAACACTGGCTGCGCGACCAGCTCGCCGTCCACCGCGCCTCCCTCGTCGTGACCGACCTCGACATGGCCGCCTTCCTGGTGGCCCGCTCGGTGGCGGGCGCCTTGCGCAGCGCGGCCCGAGACCAACCCGAACGCCTGGCCGACGCGGCGTTCTTGAGCGCCCTCGAACGCATGGCGCTGCTGTACCTGGAAGGAAACGCGTGA
- a CDS encoding glycoside hydrolase family protein, with protein sequence MDDRSLSGDAERMPPFTYTRVKTAPCALILPALLAVACSDGGVSPSDAGAADAQDARDGGTDGAISAPSSCKRGIAYGHHTDADMSALQPAVRWWYNWAYQPDAELGSGTPGSLGVEYVPMVWGGTFDAEAMVANIPAGATTLLGFNEPNFGEQSNLSATAAAALWPDVEAIADARGLTLVSPAVNFCGGDCQDTNPFDYLDDFFAACDDCRVDHVAFHIYVGCHPPGDNKAQWLIDHVETYKARFGQPLWLTEFACTDATSFADQVAFLEDAVAYLESEPRIHRYAWFSGRFAGIPYVDLLGADGQLTPLGEAYVDAPANAACTD encoded by the coding sequence ATGGACGACCGCTCACTCTCGGGCGACGCTGAACGCATGCCACCGTTCACGTACACCCGTGTGAAGACTGCGCCTTGCGCCCTGATCCTCCCCGCGCTGCTCGCCGTCGCATGCTCGGACGGTGGGGTGTCACCCAGTGACGCTGGAGCGGCCGACGCGCAGGACGCGCGCGACGGCGGGACGGACGGCGCCATCAGCGCTCCCTCTTCGTGCAAGCGCGGCATCGCCTACGGCCACCACACCGACGCGGACATGAGCGCCCTCCAGCCCGCGGTGCGCTGGTGGTACAACTGGGCCTACCAGCCGGACGCCGAGCTGGGCAGCGGCACACCCGGGAGCCTCGGCGTCGAGTACGTCCCCATGGTCTGGGGCGGCACCTTCGACGCCGAAGCCATGGTCGCGAACATCCCCGCCGGCGCGACCACGCTGCTGGGCTTCAACGAGCCCAACTTCGGCGAGCAATCGAACCTGAGCGCGACGGCTGCCGCGGCCCTGTGGCCCGACGTCGAGGCCATCGCCGACGCCCGCGGCCTGACCCTGGTCTCCCCCGCGGTGAACTTCTGCGGAGGCGACTGCCAGGACACCAACCCGTTCGACTACCTCGACGACTTCTTCGCCGCCTGCGACGACTGCCGCGTCGACCACGTGGCGTTCCACATCTACGTCGGCTGCCACCCCCCGGGCGACAACAAGGCCCAGTGGCTCATCGACCACGTGGAGACGTACAAGGCGCGCTTCGGCCAGCCCCTCTGGCTCACCGAGTTCGCCTGCACCGACGCCACCAGCTTCGCCGACCAGGTGGCCTTCCTCGAAGACGCCGTGGCCTACCTCGAGAGCGAGCCCCGAATCCACCGCTACGCCTGGTTCTCCGGCCGCTTCGCCGGCATCCCTTATGTGGACCTGCTCGGCGCCGACGGGCAGCTCACGCCCCTGGGCGAGGCCTACGTCGACGCCCCCGCGAACGCCGCCTGCACCGACTGA